The Bacteroidales bacterium DNA segment TCCAACTGATGGATGAGATCCGTGTATTGGGTGATTATCCATACATTTTACAACAGGCAGGAGGTTATCAGGAAGAGGATGCCTCGGATTACCCTGCTTTTGAATATGAAGATATCAGGAATAAACGTATCCGGGATGTGAAAACATATTTCAAACTCGACTCGGTAGCCGGGCAGGGTGATGAAATTTCTAAGATCATTAACATTCTGAATTGGGTGCATAATGCCGTAAAGCATGATGGAAGCCACTGGCCCACCTGTGAAATTGATGCCATAGATATCTATAATTATTCGAAAGCCAATAATGGAAGAGGTGTGAATTGCAGGGCTTTAGCCATTATGTTGAACGAATGTTATTTGTCGATGGGGTTTAAATCCCGGTTTATCACCTGTTTGCCTAAGGATGTAAATGATCCGGATTGTCATGTCATTAACAGTGTATATTCCACCACATTGAGAAAATGGATATGGATGGATCCTTCATTCAATGCTTATCTGAAAGATGAGAATGATAATTTGTTGAGCATAGCTGAAGTACGTGACCGGATAATTAAGGAACAGCCGGTTATCCTTAACGAAGATGCCAACAGGAACGGTAATCCACAGAATAAGGAATGGTATATAGATTATTATATGGCGAAAAACCTCTATTGGTTTCAATGTCCGGCAAGGAGCTTCTTTAACATAGAAACCAATTACCGGAATACCAATGAAAAGTATATATCACTGTTACCGTTAGGGTACGAACGAAAGCATTGGGGGAATAATCTGGTTACTCATGACCCCGGTTATTTCTGGCAGAGACCCGATGTTCCTGTAGAGGCTTCTGCTATGCTCACGCCAGAAGAAATGAAAAAAGATATTGACTTTTTTTTCAATATCATAGGAAAGGTACATGCAAACATATACGCTTTTGTGACAAAAGAAACCATGGATGAAAGAAAAAAACAGCTATATGAACTATGTTCAAAACCAATGAAAGCTATTGATTTCAATATGCATATGTGTCGGTTGAATGATATGTTTGACGGGAATACTTCAGTCACATTTATTTATAACCAGGAATTGAACAGTTATGATGGATTTTTTCCGTTACCTGTACATATTACCGGGGGAAAGATCTATTTATTGGATGAGAATGGAACCAACAAAGGACGTATATTATCCATCAATCAGGTACAATCATCGGATATATATAATAAGATTATTAATATCAATGAAATAAAAGCGACAAGTGAATTAAGGAGATCTCCCCAATTTTCGCGGTTATTATTTATCCAGACTGATATCCGACCTCCTTATTCGGTAGTTACAGAAAATGGTACCACTGTATTGGAAGGAGTTTCCATGAAAGATGTAAAAAAGATGCCTTCAGGATTTGATAGGCAATCTCATCTTACCTTCCGGATATATCCTGAAAAGTCAATAGCCATCATTGACTACAACAGCTGCTCTTTTGGACGCGATGAGGCTATGAAAAATCAGATGAATACTTGGTTCGACAGACGATTCAAGGAAATTGCTGATAAGAAAATAAAGACGCTTTTTATAGATATCAGCCGTAATGGGGGAGGAAACTCGGCCAATAACGATTATATATTCGAACGGATCAAACATGACGATACCATTCGTTTAACTTATGTGGTGCAAAAGCAGTATGATCCATATGCAGAAGATGGGAAAAAAGAATTGGGATACATGAGAAGCGATACTTTCACCAATATTACTTTACCTAATCGAACCGGTTTTGATGGGGATATTTACCTGATCCAGGGATATGGAAGTTATTCTGCAGCTATTGGTGTTGCTGAATGGATGAAGGAATCAGGTAATGCGAAAAGCATAGGAGAACAGACCGGTCAGGCTACGGCCGTATATATCGATATGACCGGATTTAAATTACCAAAATCGCAGATCTATTTTGGTTGCGCCTTTAAATACTGGAAAGCTTTACCCGATGGGAGGGAAGACCAGGGAGTGTTACCTGATGTACCGGTGAAACTGGATTATAGTAAATCGAAATACGAACTGAATGATCTGTTGTCTTTCCTGCATCAGATTGATCCTACGCTTTCGGATGGTCCTGAGAAATTTCCTCAGGGAACCAAAGTAATGGTTAAAAATGCTACTGCCAGTGCCTATCAACCCAATGAAGATATCAACAAAGCATTGGACGGGAATTTTTCAACAATGTACCATACTCCATGGACAGAAGGTGCAAAATATCCTGTTACCCTGACGTTCGATTTCGAAAAACAACCGCAAATAGATTATTTTATTTACTACCCCAGGACAGACATGCTTAACGGGTTGTTCGGAATAGTGGAGATATGGGCGGGTACAAAATCCAGTCCGAAACTGAAAAAAATAGCAACCCATGATTTTCAGGAGTCGAATGCTCCGTCATATTTTCAATTTCCTCAATCCCTGAAAGATCCTCTTAAGATCGAATTAAGGGTGATGTCGTCCGCGACACAGGATTATAACCAGCATGTTTCATGTGCAGAAATAGAGTTTTATAAAAAAGAATAGAACCAGACCAAAAGTAGATGATAAAACCGGAAATAAAAATTACTTCTGAGTAACAATTTTTATTTCCGGTTTTTATTATATTTACGCAAGAATAAAAGATTGCGTGTTTTTTACAGGGTTATAATTTGTAGAGAATAATTTTAATAAATACATTGAATTGAAAATACGTTATTGTGTATTCGCAATAACCTTAAAAGCAAAATTATGATAAAAAAATTACTTGTTATCTCCTGTTTTATGGTTTGTCTTGTTATGTTACATGGTCATGATTTTCTATCTGAAAATCGGAGGATCAATGAGTCCGTTCAAAACTCGTTTGAAAATAGAGATTACAAACAAGAGGAGAGCATGCTGCATAGAACCGATCTTTATTCCGGACAGGAACCTGCTGTACCTGTAGAAGCTTCAACCATACTTACGCCTGGGGAAATGAAAAAAGATATTGACTTTTTCTTTAATACTATAGTAAAGGTGCATGTAAATATCTATGCTTTTGTTACAAAGGAAACCATGGATGAAAGGAAAAACCAGCTATATAAGTTATGTTCAAAACCCATGAAAGCCATTGATTTCAATAGATATATGTGCCGGTTGAATGATATGTTTGACGGGCATACTTCAGTCTCATTTGATTATGATCAGGAATTGAATAATTATGATGGATTTTTCCCTTTACCTGTAGATATTGTCGGAGGGGAAATGTATTTACTGGATGGGAATGGCACTAAAAAAGGTCGTATATTATCTATTAACCAGGTACAATCATCGGATATTTATAACAAGATAATTAATATCAATGAGATAAATGCTGCAAGTGAATTAAGGGTATCTCCAAGATTTTCGCAGTCATTGTATATTCAGACTGATATACAGGCTCCTTATTCTGTAGTCACAGAAAATGGTACCACTGTATTAGAAGGAGTTCCCATGAAAGATGTAAAAAAAATGCCTTCTGGGTTTGATAGACAAACCCCGGTCACATTTCGGATGTACCCGGAAAAGTCAATAGCCATCATTGATTACAACAGCTGTTTTTTTGGACTGGATGAGGCTATGCAAAATCAGCTGAATACTTGGTTCGATAGACAATTCAGGGAAATAGCAGATAAGAAAATAAAGACCCTTTTTATTGATATCAGTCGCAATGGGGGAGGGTATACTGATAATAATGATCATTTATTCAAGCGTATCAAACATGACGATACCATTCGTTTAACTTATGCTGTGCAAAAACAATATGACCCTTATGTAGAAGATGGAAAAAAAGAATTAGGGTACATGAGAAGCGATACCTTCACCAATATTACTTTACCTAATCGGACTGGTTTTGATGGGAATATTTATCTGATTCAGGGATATGGGAGTTATTCTGCAGCTATTGATGTTGCTGAATGGATGAAAGAATTAGATAAGGCGAAAAATATTGGAGAACAAACAGGTCAGGCTACGGCCGTTTATATTGATATGGCTGGATTTAAATTACCGAAATCGCAGATTTATTTTGGTTGTGCCTATAAATACTGGAAAGCTTTGCCCGATGGGAGGGAAGACCAGGGTGTGTTGCCGGATGCGTCCGTGAAGCTGGATTATAGTAAATCAAAATATGAACTGACCGATTTATTGTCTTTCCTGCATCAGATCGATCCGGAACTTTCGTCTGGTCCCGAAGAATTTCCCAAAG contains these protein-coding regions:
- a CDS encoding S41 family peptidase, whose translation is MLHRTDLYSGQEPAVPVEASTILTPGEMKKDIDFFFNTIVKVHVNIYAFVTKETMDERKNQLYKLCSKPMKAIDFNRYMCRLNDMFDGHTSVSFDYDQELNNYDGFFPLPVDIVGGEMYLLDGNGTKKGRILSINQVQSSDIYNKIININEINAASELRVSPRFSQSLYIQTDIQAPYSVVTENGTTVLEGVPMKDVKKMPSGFDRQTPVTFRMYPEKSIAIIDYNSCFFGLDEAMQNQLNTWFDRQFREIADKKIKTLFIDISRNGGGYTDNNDHLFKRIKHDDTIRLTYAVQKQYDPYVEDGKKELGYMRSDTFTNITLPNRTGFDGNIYLIQGYGSYSAAIDVAEWMKELDKAKNIGEQTGQATAVYIDMAGFKLPKSQIYFGCAYKYWKALPDGREDQGVLPDASVKLDYSKSKYELTDLLSFLHQIDPELSSGPEEFPKGTKLMVKNATASDHQPNENIDKALDGNFYTRYHSPWRKSVVYPVVLTFDFEEQPQIDYFIHYPRTDIINGLFGKVEIWASTKSSPELEKIATHDFHESNAPSCFQFPRSLEDPLTIELRVMSSASLDDDIKRVSCMEIEFYKKE